The Methanothrix soehngenii GP6 genome has a window encoding:
- a CDS encoding nucleotide sugar dehydrogenase codes for MELSDIKAKIAVVGLGNAGLPLAAVIADRGIAVLGVDINDERCRLINQGTNPIPEEEGLEELIIRHGGKSFIATPRFEDARDCSSFIVIVPLFVDQSNNPDFSIMDKALLSLGRILKKGDLVVLETTFPPGTTSGRVKKLLCECSGLGEGEFFLAYSPERIMTGYSISRLREFPKVIGGTDEESGLAAYQLYRQFISNLHLVSSASVAEMIKVMEGCYRDVNIALANELYKICQDLGIDFFEAREKACHQFCHIHLPSTGVGGHCIPVYPWFLIKEMEKREMFDKCRLLHTSRILNDEMIQYWAERILLECMKINKPLCEIKICIKGITFRAGVREFYHSRNLALARLLYDKGLDVYVADPLLNNDEVAARGFESIKPEEADLVFDPFQLNFESGKAL; via the coding sequence ATGGAATTGTCCGATATTAAAGCGAAGATAGCGGTAGTTGGCCTTGGCAATGCCGGCCTGCCGCTGGCTGCGGTCATTGCCGACAGAGGAATTGCTGTTTTGGGTGTTGACATAAATGATGAGCGCTGCCGGCTGATAAACCAGGGAACCAACCCCATCCCCGAAGAAGAGGGTTTGGAGGAGCTGATAATTCGGCACGGAGGGAAGAGCTTCATTGCCACACCACGCTTCGAAGATGCGAGAGACTGCTCAAGCTTCATAGTGATTGTGCCCCTATTCGTAGACCAGAGCAATAACCCTGATTTTTCGATTATGGATAAGGCTCTGCTCTCTTTAGGCCGGATACTGAAAAAGGGGGATCTGGTGGTCCTGGAGACCACCTTCCCTCCCGGGACGACATCGGGCAGGGTCAAAAAGCTGCTGTGCGAGTGCAGCGGTCTTGGGGAAGGTGAGTTCTTCCTGGCCTACTCCCCGGAGAGGATAATGACCGGATATAGCATAAGCCGGCTGAGGGAGTTTCCCAAGGTGATAGGGGGCACGGACGAGGAGAGCGGCCTGGCAGCATATCAGCTCTACCGGCAGTTCATCTCCAACCTCCATCTGGTCTCATCGGCCAGTGTGGCGGAGATGATCAAGGTGATGGAGGGCTGCTACAGGGATGTGAACATCGCCCTGGCCAATGAGCTTTATAAGATCTGTCAGGATCTGGGAATCGACTTTTTCGAGGCGAGAGAGAAGGCTTGCCATCAGTTCTGCCATATCCACCTGCCTTCCACCGGAGTGGGAGGGCACTGCATCCCTGTTTACCCCTGGTTTTTGATCAAAGAGATGGAAAAGCGAGAGATGTTCGACAAATGCCGTCTTCTTCATACCTCCCGCATCCTCAATGATGAGATGATCCAGTACTGGGCGGAGAGGATATTGCTGGAATGCATGAAGATCAACAAACCGCTCTGTGAAATCAAGATCTGTATCAAGGGCATAACATTCCGTGCGGGGGTCAGAGAGTTCTATCACAGCAGAAACCTTGCACTGGCAAGGCTTCTTTATGATAAAGGGCTGGACGTCTATGTGGCCGATCCACTGCTGAACAATGATGAGGTGGCCGCCAGGGGCTTTGAAAGCATCAAGCCCGAAGAGGCCGACCTGGTATTCGATCCCTTCCAATTGAACTTCGAATCTGGGAAAGCACTCTAG
- a CDS encoding 50S ribosomal protein L13 gives MLVVDATGLVLGRLASVTAKSLLAGEEVNIVNAEKALITGDKEHIFTDYGQTRARGGKERGPYFPRRPEMILKRTVRGMLPYKMRRGRDAFSRLKIYVGIPREFKGMELSQPDAAKMRTESNNKYIELGALSKRLGANF, from the coding sequence ATGTTAGTAGTAGATGCAACTGGATTGGTCCTGGGGCGCTTAGCAAGCGTCACCGCCAAGAGCCTCCTGGCAGGAGAAGAGGTCAATATCGTCAATGCCGAGAAAGCTCTCATCACCGGGGACAAGGAGCACATCTTTACGGATTACGGTCAGACTAGGGCGCGTGGCGGCAAAGAGAGAGGCCCCTACTTCCCCCGACGACCGGAGATGATCCTGAAGAGGACGGTGCGGGGCATGCTTCCCTACAAGATGAGGCGGGGAAGAGATGCATTCTCCAGGCTCAAGATCTATGTGGGCATTCCCAGAGAGTTCAAGGGAATGGAGTTATCCCAGCCTGATGCTGCTAAGATGAGAACTGAGAGCAACAACAAGTACATCGAGCTTGGCGCCTTGAGCAAGAGGCTCGGAGCAAACTTCTGA
- a CDS encoding tripartite tricarboxylate transporter permease: MIEFIDMTLAFCVALGFALGIISGLTPGLHLNNFASMLLAISPQLLLLGLTPFQMASIILAASISQTFFDAIPAIFLGAPDSETALSVLPGQRLMLEGRGIEAVRLSALGSAGSIAFALLLVYPLSWIISSYYDYLVKYVGVLLLAISLMMIKSERGPWIEGQGSLVHWKYKLIAGMLFLTSGVLGIFAFEHEDLLYSPLDLEPQVLLPLLSGIFGASSLILSLTTKVQIPKQTESKIKMPGPTIAKAVLSGGLGGSLVAWIPGVSPSVASIAARLGSPGTAEEFLVSIAGVNSANALFSLVALYVIDRPRSGAAAAIQQLLTLDQNIMAQMMIMAVIVVLASYLATIAAAQLAARSISSLNYPRLCIIVLVFLLAMTYAFTGIFGLFVFFLSTIVGLIAPVAGIHRIHAMGVLMLPLIVMYI; this comes from the coding sequence ATGATCGAATTCATCGACATGACCCTCGCGTTCTGTGTAGCTTTAGGATTTGCCCTGGGGATCATCAGCGGCCTGACACCCGGCCTGCATCTGAACAACTTCGCCTCCATGCTCCTGGCCATCTCTCCCCAGCTCCTCCTCCTCGGCTTGACTCCCTTTCAGATGGCCTCCATAATCCTCGCCGCCAGCATCTCCCAAACGTTCTTCGATGCTATCCCGGCGATATTCCTGGGAGCACCTGACTCAGAGACCGCCCTCTCCGTTCTTCCCGGCCAGAGATTGATGCTGGAGGGCCGGGGGATTGAGGCGGTTCGCCTCTCGGCCCTGGGAAGCGCGGGCTCGATCGCCTTCGCCCTTCTCCTGGTCTATCCCCTATCCTGGATCATCTCCAGCTACTACGACTACCTGGTCAAGTATGTAGGCGTTCTCCTCCTGGCCATCTCCCTGATGATGATCAAGTCCGAGAGGGGACCGTGGATCGAGGGCCAGGGCAGTCTGGTTCACTGGAAGTATAAATTGATCGCAGGGATGCTCTTTCTGACCAGCGGCGTTCTGGGCATATTCGCCTTTGAGCATGAAGATCTGCTATACTCCCCACTGGATCTCGAGCCACAGGTTCTCCTCCCCCTCCTATCAGGGATCTTCGGAGCCTCATCCCTGATCCTGAGCCTCACCACAAAGGTCCAGATTCCCAAGCAGACGGAGAGCAAAATCAAGATGCCGGGCCCAACCATTGCCAAGGCAGTACTGTCCGGCGGCCTGGGCGGATCGCTGGTGGCCTGGATTCCAGGAGTCTCGCCCTCAGTGGCCTCGATCGCCGCCCGCCTGGGGTCCCCCGGCACTGCAGAGGAATTTCTGGTTTCCATCGCCGGGGTGAACTCGGCCAATGCCCTATTCTCGCTCGTCGCCCTCTATGTGATAGACCGGCCCAGGAGCGGGGCTGCGGCAGCCATCCAGCAGCTCCTCACCCTGGACCAGAACATCATGGCTCAGATGATGATTATGGCAGTGATTGTGGTCCTGGCATCATATCTGGCTACCATCGCCGCTGCCCAGCTGGCTGCCAGGAGCATATCCAGCCTGAACTACCCCAGGCTCTGCATCATTGTGCTGGTCTTCCTGCTGGCAATGACCTATGCCTTCACCGGCATCTTCGGCCTGTTCGTCTTCTTCCTCTCCACCATCGTGGGGCTGATCGCCCCAGTGGCAGGCATCCACCGGATCCATGCCATGGGAGTATTGATGCTGCCCCTGATCGTGATGTATATTTGA
- a CDS encoding acyltransferase: MTKSQGNSKGNSQDESQAYYAHPTAIVESESIGEGTKIWHFAHVRPSSKIGKGCNIGKSVYIDIGAEVGDNVKIQNFVSVYKGVKIEDDVFVGPSATFTNDLYPRAFIWDEEHVLATRICRGSSIGANATIVCGITIGEYAMIGAGSVVAEDVPSHALILGNPGRQRGWVCRCGRRLNTILHDDGSKTVYRCSSCGTDVEIVKRA, encoded by the coding sequence ATGACAAAATCCCAGGGCAATTCTAAAGGCAATTCTCAGGATGAGTCCCAGGCCTATTATGCTCATCCCACAGCCATTGTGGAGAGCGAATCCATCGGCGAGGGAACGAAGATCTGGCACTTTGCCCATGTGCGCCCTAGCTCTAAGATCGGTAAGGGCTGCAATATCGGTAAGAGCGTCTACATAGATATCGGGGCAGAGGTAGGGGACAATGTGAAGATCCAGAACTTCGTCTCCGTCTACAAGGGAGTTAAGATCGAGGACGATGTCTTCGTGGGCCCATCGGCTACATTCACCAATGACCTCTATCCTCGCGCCTTTATCTGGGACGAAGAGCACGTCTTGGCTACCAGGATCTGCCGGGGGTCAAGCATTGGGGCCAATGCCACCATTGTATGCGGAATAACAATAGGCGAGTATGCCATGATCGGAGCGGGAAGCGTGGTGGCAGAGGACGTGCCATCCCATGCCCTGATCCTGGGCAATCCGGGCCGGCAGAGGGGTTGGGTCTGCCGCTGCGGCCGTCGTCTGAATACGATTTTGCATGATGACGGCAGCAAGACCGTGTATAGATGTTCATCCTGTGGAACGGATGTCGAGATAGTAAAGAGGGCATAA
- a CDS encoding 50S ribosomal protein L18e translates to MTFEKTNPRIVRLIGELKAATRDTGAPLWRDIARRLEKPSRNYAAVNLSKINRHTQSNDTVLVAGKVLASGNLEHNVTVAALNFSSQAMSKIQQAGGRCMRIENLMQEHPKGSGIKILR, encoded by the coding sequence ATGACGTTTGAGAAGACAAACCCAAGGATAGTCCGCCTTATCGGCGAATTGAAGGCAGCCACCCGTGATACGGGCGCTCCCCTCTGGCGTGATATTGCCCGGAGATTGGAGAAGCCCAGTCGCAACTATGCTGCTGTGAACCTTAGCAAGATCAACAGGCACACCCAGTCAAATGATACTGTTCTCGTGGCCGGAAAGGTCCTGGCCTCAGGCAATCTGGAGCACAATGTAACCGTGGCTGCCCTCAACTTCAGCAGCCAGGCCATGTCCAAGATTCAGCAAGCTGGCGGCAGGTGCATGCGGATAGAGAACCTGATGCAAGAGCACCCCAAGGGATCGGGCATTAAGATTTTGAGGTGA
- a CDS encoding 30S ribosomal protein S9 — protein sequence MKIINTSGKKKAATARATLKEGKGIVRINKVPLDIHEPRLARLKIQEPVEIAGDLLKGMNIDVVVSGGGIMGQTDAVRTAIAKGIVEWTGDTALKEAYSEYDRNLLVSDHRQKERKKFGGPGARSKYQKSYR from the coding sequence ATGAAGATTATTAATACCTCTGGCAAGAAAAAGGCGGCAACTGCAAGGGCCACTCTGAAGGAAGGAAAGGGCATCGTGCGTATCAACAAGGTGCCTCTGGATATCCACGAGCCCAGGCTTGCCAGACTCAAGATTCAGGAACCGGTCGAGATCGCCGGAGACCTATTAAAAGGAATGAACATCGATGTCGTCGTCAGTGGCGGCGGGATCATGGGGCAGACTGACGCCGTCCGCACAGCAATTGCCAAGGGCATAGTAGAGTGGACGGGCGATACGGCACTGAAAGAGGCCTATTCCGAATACGACCGAAATCTTCTCGTCAGCGATCACCGCCAGAAAGAGAGGAAGAAGTTCGGTGGCCCTGGTGCCAGATCCAAATACCAGAAGTCCTACAGGTGA
- the glmU gene encoding bifunctional sugar-1-phosphate nucleotidylyltransferase/acetyltransferase — protein sequence MQAIILAAGEGSRMRPLTAGVPKVMLPIAGRPLLEHIVLRAKEAGIDRFVLVVGYGADSVRDHFQDGRSLGVKIEYAHQNEQLGTAHALMAAESLAEDSFMVLNGDVLPDIGALKELAAKGMAVSAIKVDDPGRYGVFLEEDGIFQSVVEKSEDPPSNLANAGIYLFKKWIFDELRLIPKSTRGEYELTDGLNRAANKEAIEIVELNSWLEIGRPWDILEANLALLAQVEPRILGEVEEGATLKGKISIGRGTVVRSGSYIEGPVMIGQDSEIGPNCYIRPTCCIGDNVRIGNAVEIKNSTIMNGTKIGHLSYVGDSIIGERCNFGAGTICSNLRHDKGSIKSYLKGEKVDSGRRKLGVIMGHGVMTGINTSIYPGTVIEAGYWGKPAEVIRGHISPEMKDNGL from the coding sequence ATGCAAGCGATCATTCTCGCCGCGGGAGAAGGAAGCAGGATGCGCCCACTGACCGCAGGGGTGCCAAAGGTCATGCTCCCAATAGCTGGCAGACCACTTCTCGAGCATATCGTTCTCCGGGCCAAAGAGGCAGGAATTGATAGGTTCGTTCTGGTGGTGGGTTACGGCGCCGACTCAGTGCGGGATCATTTCCAGGACGGCCGGAGCCTCGGGGTGAAGATAGAATATGCTCACCAGAATGAGCAGCTGGGAACTGCCCATGCGCTGATGGCGGCGGAGAGCCTGGCCGAGGACAGTTTCATGGTATTGAATGGGGACGTTCTTCCCGATATTGGCGCACTGAAGGAGCTGGCTGCCAAGGGTATGGCGGTCTCGGCGATCAAGGTCGATGACCCAGGCAGGTATGGCGTCTTTTTGGAGGAGGACGGCATCTTCCAGTCGGTGGTGGAGAAGAGCGAAGATCCTCCCTCAAACCTGGCCAATGCAGGCATCTATCTCTTCAAGAAATGGATCTTCGATGAGCTGCGGTTAATACCCAAATCCACTCGGGGCGAGTACGAGCTGACAGACGGCCTGAACCGGGCGGCAAACAAAGAGGCCATAGAGATCGTAGAGCTGAACAGCTGGCTGGAGATCGGCCGGCCCTGGGATATCCTGGAGGCTAATCTTGCGCTGCTCGCTCAGGTCGAGCCCCGGATCTTAGGAGAGGTGGAAGAGGGAGCGACCCTGAAAGGAAAGATCTCCATCGGCAGGGGAACAGTCGTCCGCTCTGGATCATATATCGAGGGACCGGTTATGATCGGCCAGGACTCGGAGATCGGGCCCAACTGCTATATCCGGCCTACATGCTGCATAGGGGACAACGTCCGAATAGGCAATGCCGTGGAGATCAAGAACAGCACCATTATGAATGGCACCAAGATCGGCCACCTCTCTTATGTGGGAGACAGCATCATCGGGGAGAGATGCAACTTCGGCGCAGGGACCATCTGCTCAAACCTGCGCCACGATAAGGGTAGCATTAAGTCATATCTCAAAGGGGAGAAGGTAGACAGCGGCAGGCGCAAGCTTGGTGTGATCATGGGCCATGGAGTCATGACCGGGATCAACACCTCAATCTATCCGGGAACGGTGATTGAGGCCGGCTACTGGGGCAAGCCTGCAGAGGTCATACGGGGCCATATATCTCCAGAAATGAAAGATAATGGGCTTTAG
- the wecB gene encoding non-hydrolyzing UDP-N-acetylglucosamine 2-epimerase — protein MKIATIVGARPNFIKLAPVSKEIRKRDHKEVIVHTGQHYNYEMDRIFFDQMGIAAPDYHLGIGSGSHGFQTGEMLKKTEEVLQKEVPDAVIVFGDTNSTLAGGLAAAKMHIKCAHIEAGLRSFDKRMPEEINRVLVDHCSDLLLCPTRTAIDNLKREGIVQNVHLTGDVMVDAQKDCERIAESESHILEALGLKPWSYYLATVHRASNTDDPENLRAIALALQDLDDVVFPCHPRAEKYLKKFGLWDDLEKKIRMIKPVGYLDMLLLEKNAKKIVTDSGGVQKEAYLLGIPCITLRDTTEWIETVNDGWNVLVRPGEDIASAIRDFRPRHERQDVFGKGRASAMIVDLVEKLVGSGGS, from the coding sequence ATGAAGATAGCAACCATTGTCGGCGCCCGGCCCAACTTCATCAAGCTGGCTCCGGTATCAAAGGAGATAAGAAAGCGAGACCATAAGGAGGTCATAGTCCATACCGGCCAGCACTATAACTATGAGATGGACAGGATATTCTTCGATCAGATGGGGATAGCTGCTCCAGACTATCACCTGGGCATAGGCTCGGGCAGCCATGGATTTCAGACCGGTGAGATGCTCAAGAAAACTGAAGAGGTCCTGCAAAAGGAGGTGCCGGATGCAGTCATAGTATTCGGAGACACCAACTCCACTCTAGCTGGTGGGCTGGCGGCGGCAAAGATGCATATCAAGTGTGCTCATATCGAGGCCGGACTGAGGTCGTTTGACAAGAGGATGCCCGAAGAGATCAACCGGGTGCTGGTGGACCATTGCTCTGATCTCCTCCTCTGTCCGACAAGGACTGCGATCGATAACCTGAAAAGAGAAGGGATTGTCCAGAACGTCCATCTGACGGGAGATGTGATGGTGGACGCGCAAAAGGATTGCGAGAGGATTGCCGAGAGCGAATCTCATATCCTTGAGGCTCTGGGGCTCAAGCCCTGGAGCTACTATCTGGCAACTGTTCACCGGGCATCCAACACCGATGATCCAGAAAACCTCCGGGCGATTGCTCTGGCCCTCCAGGATCTGGATGATGTTGTCTTTCCCTGCCATCCTCGCGCGGAGAAGTACCTGAAGAAGTTCGGCCTGTGGGATGATCTGGAAAAAAAGATCAGGATGATAAAGCCAGTGGGATACCTGGATATGCTTCTTTTGGAGAAGAACGCCAAAAAGATCGTCACCGACTCGGGTGGGGTGCAAAAGGAGGCATATCTCTTGGGCATTCCCTGCATAACCCTTAGGGACACGACGGAATGGATAGAGACGGTAAACGACGGCTGGAACGTCCTCGTCCGGCCGGGGGAGGATATCGCCTCTGCGATCAGAGATTTCCGGCCGAGGCATGAGCGCCAGGATGTATTTGGAAAGGGCAGGGCGAGCGCTATGATCGTGGATCTAGTCGAGAAGCTGGTCGGGTCAGGTGGATCTTGA
- a CDS encoding DNA-directed RNA polymerase subunit N, with protein MIPVRCFSCGRVISHVWEEYRERIKTEPPGKVMDDLGIDKYCCRRMLLSHVEIVDTLRRYQ; from the coding sequence TTGATACCAGTCAGGTGCTTTTCCTGCGGCAGAGTGATATCCCATGTATGGGAGGAATACCGGGAGCGCATCAAGACAGAGCCTCCCGGCAAAGTCATGGATGACCTGGGAATAGACAAATATTGCTGCAGGCGTATGCTGCTCTCCCATGTGGAGATAGTAGATACCCTGAGGCGGTACCAGTAG
- a CDS encoding Gfo/Idh/MocA family protein, with product MDVGVIGVGAMGKNHVRVYSELKGVDTVYVYDPISENAQRASDLATVCSSPEELLAKVDAVSVCVPTRYHFDTASKVINAGVNCLIEKPITMTVQEAERLLGLIEKTDLVVGVGHIERFNPIVEEIKKIAERPDYVSIKRHNPTSNRITDASVVEDLMIHDIDIVFNVLFKGEEDYQIFSAGSRNVCEAMAVFSESVVSISASRLSSKKFRTFYVEAEEFTTEGDFMTQEVYVYRKPGKYRVEDERYMQENIIEKVLVNKVEPLKVELKTFLDCVRQNKSFPVTPEEGKRNLEICERIKSGLNAKKGSISE from the coding sequence ATGGACGTTGGAGTTATTGGCGTCGGGGCCATGGGAAAGAATCATGTGCGTGTCTACTCGGAGCTTAAAGGGGTAGATACAGTCTACGTCTACGATCCCATATCGGAAAATGCTCAGCGTGCCAGTGACCTCGCCACCGTCTGCTCAAGCCCCGAGGAGCTACTGGCAAAGGTAGATGCGGTAAGCGTATGCGTTCCCACTCGATACCACTTCGATACGGCCAGCAAGGTCATAAACGCAGGGGTAAACTGCCTGATCGAGAAGCCCATCACAATGACTGTCCAGGAGGCAGAGCGTCTCTTGGGGCTGATCGAGAAGACCGATCTTGTGGTGGGGGTGGGCCATATCGAGAGGTTCAATCCAATCGTGGAGGAGATCAAGAAGATCGCCGAGCGACCGGACTACGTCTCCATCAAGAGACATAATCCCACCTCCAACCGCATAACCGATGCCTCAGTGGTCGAGGACCTCATGATCCATGATATCGACATAGTCTTCAATGTCCTCTTCAAAGGGGAGGAGGACTACCAGATCTTCAGCGCCGGCAGCCGCAACGTCTGCGAGGCGATGGCGGTCTTCTCCGAATCCGTGGTCTCCATCTCCGCCAGCCGCCTGTCCTCCAAGAAGTTCCGCACCTTCTATGTGGAGGCAGAGGAGTTCACCACCGAGGGCGACTTCATGACCCAGGAGGTATACGTCTACCGAAAACCAGGAAAATACCGGGTAGAGGACGAGAGGTATATGCAGGAGAACATCATCGAGAAGGTTCTGGTTAACAAGGTAGAGCCCCTCAAGGTGGAACTGAAGACGTTCCTGGACTGCGTCCGGCAGAATAAGAGCTTCCCGGTCACTCCAGAAGAGGGCAAACGGAACCTGGAGATCTGCGAGAGGATCAAATCGGGATTGAATGCCAAGAAGGGATCAATATCGGAATGA
- a CDS encoding DNA-directed RNA polymerase subunit K: MKGEKYTRYERARIVGARALQVFMGAPVLIDTNHTDPLEIALEEMRLGVIPITVKRNRY; encoded by the coding sequence TTGAAGGGCGAGAAATATACCAGATATGAACGTGCGCGCATCGTAGGAGCACGAGCTTTGCAGGTTTTCATGGGCGCTCCAGTATTGATCGATACAAATCATACCGACCCTCTTGAAATAGCGCTTGAAGAGATGAGACTGGGCGTAATTCCCATCACCGTAAAACGCAATCGCTATTAA
- a CDS encoding DegT/DnrJ/EryC1/StrS family aminotransferase, giving the protein MRDFISIAKPTVGEEEIEAVGEVLRSGMLTQGEKVKNFEEEFSEYLGVEHSIAVSNGTVALDLALKGLGLEPGDEVISPAFTFIATANTVLYQGSVPVFADVDPRTFNIDPDDLSEKITPRTRAVIGVHLYGQPFDAKAVCQICEDRNIALVEDCAQAHGAMMGGRMAGSFGTGCFSFYPTKNMTTGEGGMITTNDDALADRMRLLRNHGDTGKYNHISIGYNYRMTNIQGAIGSGQLKRLEGFIAKRIENADTLNKTIKIDGLTVPFRTADVRHVYNQYVLRVEDDFPVSREKLMEYLNANGIATAVHYPKAVYEQPIYQKLGYGRDRCPVSEDVSRRVMSLPVHPSLSASDLQHIAQTINCFED; this is encoded by the coding sequence ATGAGAGATTTTATTTCCATAGCCAAGCCCACGGTGGGGGAAGAAGAGATAGAGGCGGTGGGAGAGGTGCTGAGGAGCGGCATGCTCACTCAGGGCGAAAAGGTCAAGAATTTTGAAGAGGAGTTCAGCGAGTATTTGGGTGTAGAGCATTCTATTGCCGTCAGCAACGGCACTGTGGCCCTGGACCTGGCCCTTAAAGGATTGGGGCTCGAGCCGGGAGACGAGGTCATTTCACCGGCATTCACCTTTATTGCTACCGCCAATACCGTTCTCTACCAGGGCTCGGTGCCCGTCTTCGCTGATGTGGATCCCAGGACGTTCAATATCGATCCAGACGACCTCTCCGAGAAGATCACCCCTCGTACCCGAGCGGTGATCGGGGTTCACCTCTACGGCCAGCCCTTCGATGCCAAAGCCGTATGTCAGATCTGCGAGGATCGTAATATTGCCCTGGTGGAGGATTGCGCTCAGGCCCACGGTGCGATGATGGGGGGAAGGATGGCGGGCTCATTCGGAACCGGTTGTTTCTCCTTTTATCCTACAAAGAACATGACCACCGGCGAGGGAGGCATGATCACCACCAACGATGACGCCCTGGCCGATCGCATGCGGCTGCTCCGAAACCACGGCGACACCGGAAAGTACAACCACATATCAATAGGCTACAACTACCGGATGACGAACATTCAGGGTGCCATAGGCTCGGGCCAGCTCAAACGGCTGGAGGGATTCATCGCCAAGAGGATCGAGAATGCCGATACCTTGAATAAAACGATCAAGATCGATGGGCTGACAGTTCCCTTCCGGACGGCGGATGTACGCCATGTCTACAACCAGTATGTACTGCGGGTGGAAGATGACTTCCCCGTCTCCAGAGAGAAGCTGATGGAGTATCTCAATGCCAATGGCATCGCCACCGCAGTACATTATCCCAAAGCGGTCTATGAGCAGCCCATCTACCAAAAGCTGGGTTATGGACGGGATAGGTGCCCGGTATCAGAGGACGTATCCCGTCGGGTGATGAGCCTTCCTGTGCATCCCTCATTGAGCGCCTCTGATCTCCAGCATATCGCCCAGACCATAAATTGCTTCGAGGACTGA